The Pyrococcus kukulkanii genome contains a region encoding:
- the wecB gene encoding non-hydrolyzing UDP-N-acetylglucosamine 2-epimerase: MKIATIVGARPQFIKMAPVSRELRKYFEEIVIHTGQHYDYEMNKIFFEQLNIPEPNYYLSVGSGTHGYQTGEMLKRIEEVLMEEKPDLVLVYGDTNSTLAGALAAVKLHIKVAHVEAGLRSFDKRMPEEINRVLTDHVSDYLFAPTETAVKNLYEEGIREGVYLTGDVMYDALLYNIKIARKKSKILRELGLKPKKYLLATVHRAENTDNRENLKNIIEAFIESSELIIFPVHPRTKKCLTEYGLIKKLEKADNVLLIPPVGYLDMLVLEENARKILTDSGGIQKEAYFLKVPCITLRERTEWVETVEDGWNVLVGADKLKILDAIQNFEPSGETYTYKFGDGKASKKIVEIIGEQ; the protein is encoded by the coding sequence GTGAAAATCGCTACAATCGTTGGTGCTCGTCCTCAATTCATTAAGATGGCTCCTGTTTCTAGAGAGTTGAGAAAATATTTTGAGGAGATTGTAATTCATACTGGCCAGCATTATGATTATGAAATGAATAAAATCTTCTTTGAGCAGCTAAACATCCCAGAACCGAATTATTATCTCAGCGTTGGCTCTGGGACTCATGGTTATCAGACGGGGGAAATGCTGAAGAGGATTGAAGAAGTTTTGATGGAAGAGAAGCCGGATCTGGTTTTGGTTTATGGTGACACGAACTCCACCCTTGCCGGTGCACTGGCAGCTGTGAAGCTCCACATCAAAGTTGCTCACGTGGAGGCTGGTTTGAGGAGCTTTGATAAAAGAATGCCTGAAGAAATAAACAGAGTTCTGACTGACCACGTTAGTGATTACCTGTTTGCACCGACTGAAACCGCAGTAAAGAATCTTTATGAGGAGGGGATCAGGGAGGGGGTTTATCTAACTGGGGATGTAATGTACGACGCTTTACTTTACAACATAAAAATCGCACGAAAGAAATCTAAAATTTTAAGGGAATTAGGCTTAAAGCCTAAGAAATATCTACTAGCAACAGTCCATCGGGCCGAGAACACAGATAACAGGGAAAATTTGAAGAACATTATTGAGGCTTTTATAGAAAGCAGTGAGCTTATAATCTTCCCAGTCCATCCAAGAACTAAGAAGTGTCTAACAGAGTATGGATTAATAAAGAAACTTGAAAAAGCGGATAATGTGCTTTTGATACCGCCAGTAGGTTATCTTGATATGCTCGTCCTCGAAGAGAACGCGAGGAAAATCCTGACGGACTCTGGAGGGATTCAGAAGGAAGCATACTTCCTCAAGGTTCCTTGCATAACGCTTAGAGAACGCACGGAGTGGGTCGAGACCGTTGAAGATGGATGGAACGTACTCGTTGGAGCAGATAAGCTTAAAATCCTCGATGCAATTCAAAACTTTGAACCATCGGGAGAGACGTACACGTATAAATTTGGCGATGGAAAGGCAAGCAAAAAGATTGTAGAAATAATCGGGGAACAGTGA